From the genome of Calditrichota bacterium:
GAATATGCTGCCAAATCTCGGACTTGGTCATGCGGACGACATAATCGGCCTCAAGGTGCCGGCGCTTATGAACGCCTAACTCACGTATGAATATCACCAGATTATGGAGGAACATCCCCCCCAGGAGCAGCACGATGAGCCAGATATAGATCACCCGCACCCAGTCGTGGATCATCATCCGGTCGCGCGCCAGGATGTGCGTATAAGAGGCTGCGAACTCGGCATTGGAGTTGGGATGGCACCGGGCGCAGGTGGCGACGACGTTCTCCTTGTGCGTCGAAGAGGTTGGATCGAGCGAGGCACGAATGTCATGTGTATTATGGCAGTCGGTGCAGGTCGCGACGTTGCGCGCGCCGCGCTTGATAGCCCAGGAGTGATAACTATCCTCGTAGGACTCGATTACCCGGAGCGGCAGGCCGTAGCGCGCTGCCATAGCCGGATCTTCGTGGCATTTGCCGCAGGTTTGAAGCGCCTGATTGGCAGGGCTGAGCGACGAGTTCTCGTCGTGCACCGGGCGGATCAGATGCTCCTCGTGACATTCGGTGCAGCCGGGAGCATGTTTGATGCCGAGTGCTAACGCCCGGCCGTGGATCGAGCCGACGAAATCCGTCGTCTCGACGGGATGGCATTTACCACAAGTCGCCGAGATATTCTGCCGGTTGATATGGCTCCCAGGATCGGAAGCACTCTGCATCCGGTGAGTGCCATGGCAGTCGGTGCAAACCGCCGGATGATGGTCGTTATCGTCGCGCTTGCCGTGCACCGAACCCATATAGGAGGGCAGGCTGATCGGCAGCCGAACGTAATCTGCCGTAACGACGCTCGCGTCCGAATGACAAATGCCACAGGTCGCCGGAATGTTATCCCGATAGACGGGACTAAGATGGTCGCTCGGAGCGCGCACCCGATGCCCGCCGTGGCAGTCGGCACAGGTCGCTGCCGTTCGGTCGCCGTGAAGCCGTGCCAGCCGGTGAGCGCTGGTTCGATAGCCCGATTCGACTACCACATGGCAGGCTCCGCAGCCGAAATTCTCGCGCTCGGCGGCGTCGATTACCTGATGGATTCGGTGGCAGGAGAGGCAGTTCATCCGCTCCTGCTTCAAGAGCGGCTCGTGGACGGTGCCGATGAACTGTTGACGATAGCCGCTATGGCAGGTATTGCAGGCTTCGAGGACTCCGGTGTCGAGGTGCGGCTTGTGGGTAGCGTGGACGTCGTGGCACGAGGCACATGATATAGTCGAGCCTTCGCGGGAGAATGCCTGCTTATGCTCACCCTGGCTCACCTCTTTCATCGAGCCGGGATGGCAGGCTTCACAGAGCCGGTTGACAGCCCCTGCAGAGGGCGGCAAGGCTTGCGAGTGAGTAGGATGGCATCCGACGCAGCCGGGGCTTTCCTTACCGCGTGAAGCAGCCTCTGCATGGACCCCGCGATCGTAGCGCTCGGTTTCGGCGTTATGGCATCTTCGGCAGGCAATCTCCGAGTCCCGCTCGGTCAGAGGCGCGATGCGATGGGGACTTCCGCTTGCGCTATGACAGGATATGCAGTTCGGCGCATCGGTATGGCCGGTCGCCTGCGCCCGACCGTGAAACGACTTGCCGAACGTCGAAGTCGCCGGCTGGTGGCAGTTGGAGCAATCGACCGGTCGGTAGGCGGCGTAATGGGGGATCTCATCGAAGTCGCCGGGCTGGGTGTGGCAGTCGCGGCACGAGCGCTCGCGGTGAATCGAAGCAGCATAGTGCTTGGTTTCGACCGCGACCAACTTGCCGGAGGCAGACTTTAGGGTCGGATCATCGTGGCAGATTAGGCACTCGTCGTTCGCAGCGGCGATCTGGCCTGGCACGATGGCCAACAGCATAAGTGTCAAGAGAACCACGAGGGTTGTTTGACGCCCTTCTGCGCCTATCCGCACAGACTGAACGGGAACCGAGGGGGGCATTATGGACGCGTGGAGATGGTTCGTTGGATTTCCAACAAGTCAATGTGCAATTCCCGTGCCCACAGTCCTATCCGATTAGTCCATTCCTAAATGTCGGGCTTTATCCTGCGCTCAAAGAGCCGACGCGCCGCCTTCAAAATCCTTGCACCTTAAGAGCCTCCGGCAAGCAGATTTCCATCAAACGTGAAAAGCGTCCGGTCGCGCCGTTTGCGAATCTCATAGGCTCGTTCGACCAAACGGTCGATCAGGTCGGCAAACGATTTGCCCCGCGGTTCCCATAAGTAGTAGGCGAACGACCCCGGTATGTTATTGATCTCGTTTATGTAAATTGCACCGCCGGGGGCGATGAGAAAGTCTATCCGCGCGACGCCTCCGGCTCCGGTGGCGAGAAACGTCCGAACGGCTAAATCGCGAACTTTATCGGCTAACTCGTCCGGCAGCGGCGCGGGGATAATGCGCTTCTGTCCGGCCATGCCCTCCCCCGACTTGCCGCCCTTGCCCTTGCTGCCGCCCTTATACTTATCCTCGAATGATAGAAGGGGATGCTCCTTTACGACTTGCTCGATCTCTGAAGCCACCGGCGGATCGCCATCGACGACGCTGCAGTTGACTTCGGCCGCGTCCCGTAGTGCCGGTTCCACGAGCACCCGGGAGCCGAACCTGAACGCTAGATCGAGTGCTCGCTTAAGAGTGTCCCGGTCCTGGACCAGCGATACGCCGACGCTCGATCCGAGCCGCGCCGGTTTGACGAAATAAGGGTATTCGCCCAGAGCCTCAGTTTGTCCAGACGTTATGCCGCTTTCAGCATCGCGCTCCCGGCGATCGATGATGACACCGGGCAAGGTTGGCAGACCAGCTTCCCCAAGGAGGGCTTTGGTTGTTATCTTGTCCATTCCGGCTGACGAACCGGCCACGTCCGACCCGGCGTAGGGGACTCCAGCCATATCGAGCAGTCCCTGTAACGAGCCGTCTTCGCCGAATGTGCCATGGGTCGCCGGGAGAACGCAGTCGATGGTCCATACCCTGCGTGCCCGAAGCGTCGGCGCGTGAGCTTCGATGAGCCGCAATTTTCCGACGGTCGCGTCCGGTGCCGGAAGGACCTGCGTCAACCTGCTCAGCGCCGGGTGATCGACGCGAAAGAAAGCGATGTCAGCCATCGCTTCGCCGACATACCATACATTGTCCCGACCCAGATAG
Proteins encoded in this window:
- a CDS encoding D-alanine--D-alanine ligase; this translates as MNRITLAILFGGRSVEHEVSIITGFQALEAARRENYDLLPVYLGRDNVWYVGEAMADIAFFRVDHPALSRLTQVLPAPDATVGKLRLIEAHAPTLRARRVWTIDCVLPATHGTFGEDGSLQGLLDMAGVPYAGSDVAGSSAGMDKITTKALLGEAGLPTLPGVIIDRRERDAESGITSGQTEALGEYPYFVKPARLGSSVGVSLVQDRDTLKRALDLAFRFGSRVLVEPALRDAAEVNCSVVDGDPPVASEIEQVVKEHPLLSFEDKYKGGSKGKGGKSGEGMAGQKRIIPAPLPDELADKVRDLAVRTFLATGAGGVARIDFLIAPGGAIYINEINNIPGSFAYYLWEPRGKSFADLIDRLVERAYEIRKRRDRTLFTFDGNLLAGGS
- a CDS encoding DUF4405 domain-containing protein, yielding MPPSVPVQSVRIGAEGRQTTLVVLLTLMLLAIVPGQIAAANDECLICHDDPTLKSASGKLVAVETKHYAASIHRERSCRDCHTQPGDFDEIPHYAAYRPVDCSNCHQPATSTFGKSFHGRAQATGHTDAPNCISCHSASGSPHRIAPLTERDSEIACRRCHNAETERYDRGVHAEAASRGKESPGCVGCHPTHSQALPPSAGAVNRLCEACHPGSMKEVSQGEHKQAFSREGSTISCASCHDVHATHKPHLDTGVLEACNTCHSGYRQQFIGTVHEPLLKQERMNCLSCHRIHQVIDAAERENFGCGACHVVVESGYRTSAHRLARLHGDRTAATCADCHGGHRVRAPSDHLSPVYRDNIPATCGICHSDASVVTADYVRLPISLPSYMGSVHGKRDDNDHHPAVCTDCHGTHRMQSASDPGSHINRQNISATCGKCHPVETTDFVGSIHGRALALGIKHAPGCTECHEEHLIRPVHDENSSLSPANQALQTCGKCHEDPAMAARYGLPLRVIESYEDSYHSWAIKRGARNVATCTDCHNTHDIRASLDPTSSTHKENVVATCARCHPNSNAEFAASYTHILARDRMMIHDWVRVIYIWLIVLLLGGMFLHNLVIFIRELGVHKRRHLEADYVVRMTKSEIWQHILLAVTFSGLAITGFALRYPDQWWVHVLKELGMSEEVRRLIHRSLAVAMVAASIYHVWYMIATRRGRMLLLAMFPKFSDIGEALGNLAYYLRLREHPPRFGHFDYTQKAEYWALIWGTVVMTLTGLILWFPALATGWLPAWVVRVCEVIHFYEAILAVSAIVIWHFFFTIFLPKEYPMSWTWLTGRMSKDEWKHHHPRAEEEVEAIEVKREEWRV